The Bacteroidota bacterium genomic sequence TAATCACCGGAATTATAAGAGAAATAATATATTTAACGGTCTATCATTCATTTACTTAACCAACTAAAAATGAATAAAATATTTGTTAATACATTATCATTCACATTGATTTTTGCCTGGATGACATTTAATATCCAGGCCCAACAGGGGCAGGCCAAAACCAAGACCAAGGCTCCTGCCCAAACTTTGAAAGCCAATATATTAACTATTGGTGATTCCAACGGGGCACATGCCGATGGCTGGGTCACTCAGCTGCGTAAGTTATTGCCTGCAGCAACTATAATCAATCAATCGATTAGCGGTAATACCATTGGCTTTGATAACCTGGGCCATGAGTCGCTTAATACCCTGAAAAATATCGACCGGTATATTAAATGTGCAAGCGATTCCCTGAACGGGGAAACTTTTGATTATGTGATCGTGTGCCTGGGAACCAATGATTGCAAGGCTGAATTTGCAAACCGGCAAAATGATGTAATCCAAAACATGAATACTCTGATTGCAAAGATCGAAAATCATCCGGCTTTTAAAGTTAAAAAGCCTCATTTTATCATGGTTTCTCCTCCACCTTACGGAGATGATAATATGCTGATTGAAAAATATAAAGGCGGAGACAAGCGGGTGAGTGCGCTTATTGAACCTTTTCACCAAATAGCCACTAAACATCACTGGAAATTTATTAATATTTACAAGATGCTTAGGCCAGATTTTAATAAACTCACACCCGACGGAGTACACATGGAAGCTGAAGGCCAGATGCGCATAGCAAGGAGGATTGTTTCCAGACTTTGATGAATTTATTTTCTTGCGTTCATGCGGATGATCACATACGACATGCCT encodes the following:
- a CDS encoding GDSL-type esterase/lipase family protein, whose protein sequence is MNKIFVNTLSFTLIFAWMTFNIQAQQGQAKTKTKAPAQTLKANILTIGDSNGAHADGWVTQLRKLLPAATIINQSISGNTIGFDNLGHESLNTLKNIDRYIKCASDSLNGETFDYVIVCLGTNDCKAEFANRQNDVIQNMNTLIAKIENHPAFKVKKPHFIMVSPPPYGDDNMLIEKYKGGDKRVSALIEPFHQIATKHHWKFINIYKMLRPDFNKLTPDGVHMEAEGQMRIARRIVSRL